From a single Populus nigra chromosome 18, ddPopNigr1.1, whole genome shotgun sequence genomic region:
- the LOC133678728 gene encoding short-chain dehydrogenase TIC 32, chloroplastic-like isoform X2, translating to MWFFSRNGTSGFSASSTAEDVTQGIDGSGLTAIVTGASSGIGAETARVLALRGVHVVMGVRNLEAGRAVKEAIVKGNPNAKLDAMDLDLSSMESVKKFAEDFKSLNLPLNLLINNAGIMATPFMLSKDNIELQFATNHVGHFLLTNLLMETIRKTARASRKEGRIVNVSSRRHKFSYPEGIRFAKLNDPSGYNSLSAYGQSKLANILHANELARQLKEDRVEVTANSVHPGLIATNLFRHYSFLTGLVGLVGKYVIKNVQQITQAFEVMYALFLNQSGCRGQQLHAM from the exons ATGTGGTTTTTTAGCAGAAATGGAACATCTGGGTTCTCAGCTTCTTCCACAGCTGAAGATGTTACACAAGGGATTGATGGCTCTGGTCTCACTGCCATTGTCacag GAGCATCAAGTGGGATTGGAGCAGAAACAGCACGGGTGCTTGCATTACGGGGTGTTCATGTAGTTATGGGAGTGAGGAATCTGGAAGCTGGCAGGGCGGTCAAAGAAGCAATTGTTAAGGGAAACCCTAATGCAAAACTTGATGCCATGGATTTGGATTTAAGTTCCATGGAATCAGTAAAGAAATTTGCAGAAGACTTCAAGTCCTTGAATCTTCCCTTAAACCTTCTCAT TAACAATGCAGGAATCATGGCAACACCATTCATGCTTTCCAAGGACAACATAGAACTTCAATTCGCAACAAACCATGTCG GTCATTTTCTGTTGACGAATTTACTGATGGAAACCATTAGAAAGACAGCTCGTGCAAGCAGGAAAGAAGGAAGGATTGTGAATGTCTCATCACGCCGGCACAAATTCTCATACCCAGAAGGGATTCGTTTTGCTAAACTCAATGATCCATCCGG GTATAACAGTTTATCTGCATATGGTCAGTCGAAGCTCGCAAATATTTTGCATGCTAATGAGCTTGCAAGACAACTAAAG GAAGACAGGGTGGAGGTAACTGCAAATTCAGTTCATCCAGGATTGATAGCCACCAACCTTTTTCGGCATTACAGTTTTCTCACAg GTCTTGTTGGTCTTGTTGGTAAGTACGTCATCAAAAATGTTCAGCAG ATTACACAGGCTTTTGAAGTCATGTATGCTCTGTTTTTAAATCAATCTGGATGTAGGGGGCAGCAACTACATGCTATGTAG
- the LOC133678728 gene encoding short-chain dehydrogenase TIC 32, chloroplastic-like isoform X3, with product MWFFSRNGTSGFSASSTAEDVTQGIDGSGLTAIVTGASSGIGAETARVLALRGVHVVMGVRNLEAGRAVKEAIVKGNPNAKLDAMDLDLSSMESVKKFAEDFKSLNLPLNLLINNAGIMATPFMLSKDNIELQFATNHVGHFLLTNLLMETIRKTARASRKEGRIVNVSSRRHKFSYPEGIRFAKLNDPSGYNSLSAYGQSKLANILHANELARQLKEDRVEVTANSVHPGLIATNLFRHYSFLTGLVGLVGGSNYMLCSIASKS from the exons ATGTGGTTTTTTAGCAGAAATGGAACATCTGGGTTCTCAGCTTCTTCCACAGCTGAAGATGTTACACAAGGGATTGATGGCTCTGGTCTCACTGCCATTGTCacag GAGCATCAAGTGGGATTGGAGCAGAAACAGCACGGGTGCTTGCATTACGGGGTGTTCATGTAGTTATGGGAGTGAGGAATCTGGAAGCTGGCAGGGCGGTCAAAGAAGCAATTGTTAAGGGAAACCCTAATGCAAAACTTGATGCCATGGATTTGGATTTAAGTTCCATGGAATCAGTAAAGAAATTTGCAGAAGACTTCAAGTCCTTGAATCTTCCCTTAAACCTTCTCAT TAACAATGCAGGAATCATGGCAACACCATTCATGCTTTCCAAGGACAACATAGAACTTCAATTCGCAACAAACCATGTCG GTCATTTTCTGTTGACGAATTTACTGATGGAAACCATTAGAAAGACAGCTCGTGCAAGCAGGAAAGAAGGAAGGATTGTGAATGTCTCATCACGCCGGCACAAATTCTCATACCCAGAAGGGATTCGTTTTGCTAAACTCAATGATCCATCCGG GTATAACAGTTTATCTGCATATGGTCAGTCGAAGCTCGCAAATATTTTGCATGCTAATGAGCTTGCAAGACAACTAAAG GAAGACAGGGTGGAGGTAACTGCAAATTCAGTTCATCCAGGATTGATAGCCACCAACCTTTTTCGGCATTACAGTTTTCTCACAg GTCTTGTTGGTCTTGTTG GGGGCAGCAACTACATGCTATGTAGCATTGCATCCAAAAGTTAA
- the LOC133678728 gene encoding short-chain dehydrogenase TIC 32, chloroplastic-like isoform X1: MWFFSRNGTSGFSASSTAEDVTQGIDGSGLTAIVTGASSGIGAETARVLALRGVHVVMGVRNLEAGRAVKEAIVKGNPNAKLDAMDLDLSSMESVKKFAEDFKSLNLPLNLLINNAGIMATPFMLSKDNIELQFATNHVGHFLLTNLLMETIRKTARASRKEGRIVNVSSRRHKFSYPEGIRFAKLNDPSGYNSLSAYGQSKLANILHANELARQLKEDRVEVTANSVHPGLIATNLFRHYSFLTGLVGLVGKYVIKNVQQGAATTCYVALHPKVKGMSGQYFADSSIAKASLQAKDAELATKLWDFSLDLVRRGSTP; the protein is encoded by the exons ATGTGGTTTTTTAGCAGAAATGGAACATCTGGGTTCTCAGCTTCTTCCACAGCTGAAGATGTTACACAAGGGATTGATGGCTCTGGTCTCACTGCCATTGTCacag GAGCATCAAGTGGGATTGGAGCAGAAACAGCACGGGTGCTTGCATTACGGGGTGTTCATGTAGTTATGGGAGTGAGGAATCTGGAAGCTGGCAGGGCGGTCAAAGAAGCAATTGTTAAGGGAAACCCTAATGCAAAACTTGATGCCATGGATTTGGATTTAAGTTCCATGGAATCAGTAAAGAAATTTGCAGAAGACTTCAAGTCCTTGAATCTTCCCTTAAACCTTCTCAT TAACAATGCAGGAATCATGGCAACACCATTCATGCTTTCCAAGGACAACATAGAACTTCAATTCGCAACAAACCATGTCG GTCATTTTCTGTTGACGAATTTACTGATGGAAACCATTAGAAAGACAGCTCGTGCAAGCAGGAAAGAAGGAAGGATTGTGAATGTCTCATCACGCCGGCACAAATTCTCATACCCAGAAGGGATTCGTTTTGCTAAACTCAATGATCCATCCGG GTATAACAGTTTATCTGCATATGGTCAGTCGAAGCTCGCAAATATTTTGCATGCTAATGAGCTTGCAAGACAACTAAAG GAAGACAGGGTGGAGGTAACTGCAAATTCAGTTCATCCAGGATTGATAGCCACCAACCTTTTTCGGCATTACAGTTTTCTCACAg GTCTTGTTGGTCTTGTTGGTAAGTACGTCATCAAAAATGTTCAGCAG GGGGCAGCAACTACATGCTATGTAGCATTGCATCCAAAAGTTAAAGGCATGAGCGGGCAGTATTTTGCTGACAGCAGCATAGCCAAGGCGAGTTTGCAAGCAAAAGATGCTGAGTTGGCTACGAAACTCTGGGATTTCAGCTTAGATTTGGTCCGAAGAGGCTCAACTCCATAA
- the LOC133678728 gene encoding short-chain dehydrogenase TIC 32, chloroplastic-like isoform X4, translating to MWFFSRNGTSGFSASSTAEDVTQGIDGSGLTAIVTGASSGIGAETARVLALRGVHVVMGVRNLEAGRAVKEAIVKGNPNAKLDAMDLDLSSMESVKKFAEDFKSLNLPLNLLINNAGIMATPFMLSKDNIELQFATNHVGHFLLTNLLMETIRKTARASRKEGRIVNVSSRRHKFSYPEGIRFAKLNDPSGYNSLSAYGQSKLANILHANELARQLKEDRVEVTANSVHPGLIATNLFRHYSFLTGLVGLVDYTGF from the exons ATGTGGTTTTTTAGCAGAAATGGAACATCTGGGTTCTCAGCTTCTTCCACAGCTGAAGATGTTACACAAGGGATTGATGGCTCTGGTCTCACTGCCATTGTCacag GAGCATCAAGTGGGATTGGAGCAGAAACAGCACGGGTGCTTGCATTACGGGGTGTTCATGTAGTTATGGGAGTGAGGAATCTGGAAGCTGGCAGGGCGGTCAAAGAAGCAATTGTTAAGGGAAACCCTAATGCAAAACTTGATGCCATGGATTTGGATTTAAGTTCCATGGAATCAGTAAAGAAATTTGCAGAAGACTTCAAGTCCTTGAATCTTCCCTTAAACCTTCTCAT TAACAATGCAGGAATCATGGCAACACCATTCATGCTTTCCAAGGACAACATAGAACTTCAATTCGCAACAAACCATGTCG GTCATTTTCTGTTGACGAATTTACTGATGGAAACCATTAGAAAGACAGCTCGTGCAAGCAGGAAAGAAGGAAGGATTGTGAATGTCTCATCACGCCGGCACAAATTCTCATACCCAGAAGGGATTCGTTTTGCTAAACTCAATGATCCATCCGG GTATAACAGTTTATCTGCATATGGTCAGTCGAAGCTCGCAAATATTTTGCATGCTAATGAGCTTGCAAGACAACTAAAG GAAGACAGGGTGGAGGTAACTGCAAATTCAGTTCATCCAGGATTGATAGCCACCAACCTTTTTCGGCATTACAGTTTTCTCACAg GTCTTGTTGGTCTTGTTG ATTACACAGGCTTTTGA
- the LOC133678728 gene encoding short-chain dehydrogenase TIC 32, chloroplastic-like isoform X5 yields the protein MWFFSRNGTSGFSASSTAEDVTQGIDGSGLTAIVTGASSGIGAETARVLALRGVHVVMGVRNLEAGRAVKEAIVKGNPNAKLDAMDLDLSSMESVKKFAEDFKSLNLPLNLLINNAGIMATPFMLSKDNIELQFATNHVGHFLLTNLLMETIRKTARASRKEGRIVNVSSRRHKFSYPEGIRFAKLNDPSGYNSLSAYGQSKLANILHANELARQLKEDRVEVTANSVHPGLIATNLFRHYSFLTG from the exons ATGTGGTTTTTTAGCAGAAATGGAACATCTGGGTTCTCAGCTTCTTCCACAGCTGAAGATGTTACACAAGGGATTGATGGCTCTGGTCTCACTGCCATTGTCacag GAGCATCAAGTGGGATTGGAGCAGAAACAGCACGGGTGCTTGCATTACGGGGTGTTCATGTAGTTATGGGAGTGAGGAATCTGGAAGCTGGCAGGGCGGTCAAAGAAGCAATTGTTAAGGGAAACCCTAATGCAAAACTTGATGCCATGGATTTGGATTTAAGTTCCATGGAATCAGTAAAGAAATTTGCAGAAGACTTCAAGTCCTTGAATCTTCCCTTAAACCTTCTCAT TAACAATGCAGGAATCATGGCAACACCATTCATGCTTTCCAAGGACAACATAGAACTTCAATTCGCAACAAACCATGTCG GTCATTTTCTGTTGACGAATTTACTGATGGAAACCATTAGAAAGACAGCTCGTGCAAGCAGGAAAGAAGGAAGGATTGTGAATGTCTCATCACGCCGGCACAAATTCTCATACCCAGAAGGGATTCGTTTTGCTAAACTCAATGATCCATCCGG GTATAACAGTTTATCTGCATATGGTCAGTCGAAGCTCGCAAATATTTTGCATGCTAATGAGCTTGCAAGACAACTAAAG GAAGACAGGGTGGAGGTAACTGCAAATTCAGTTCATCCAGGATTGATAGCCACCAACCTTTTTCGGCATTACAGTTTTCTCACAg gTTAA
- the LOC133678727 gene encoding mitogen-activated protein kinase kinase kinase YODA-like isoform X1 yields MPSWWGKSSSKELKKKANKEGFIDTLHRRFKSPSDGNLNGRSGGSRRRCSDTISERGSQSRAVSRSPSPSSKHVSRCQSFAERPHAQPLPLPGVHPANVGRTDSGIGILTKPRSEKGANSSLFLPLPRPGCIRNRPNPPDLDGDLATASVSSESATDSDDPADSSHRSPPATDYDLRTRTTTSSPSSAMLKDQCAIVSHSNSKEAKKPASLSFGNHTSSTSPKRRPVSSHVLNLQVPQHVASGSAPDSSMSSPSRSPMRASSTEQVINSAFWAGKPYPDANFLGSGHCSSPGSGYNSGHNSMGGDMSGQLFWQQSRGSPECSPIPSPRMTSPGPSSRVQSGAVTPIHPRAGGTIIESQTSWTDDGKQQSHRLPLPPVIISTPSPFSHSNSAAASPSVPRSPGRAENPTSPGSRWKKGKLLGRGTFGHVYVGFNSERGELCAMKEVTLFSDDAKSKESAKQLMQEISLLSRLQHPNIVRYHGSETVGDRLYIYLEYVSGGSIYKLLQEYGQLGELVIRSYTQQILSGLAFLHSKSTVHRDIKGANILVDPNGRVKLADFGMAKHITGQSCPLSFKGSPYWMAPEVIKNSNGCNLAVDIWSLGCTVLEMATTKPPWSQFEGVAAMFKIGNSKDLPTIPDHLSDEGKDFVRQCLQRNPLHRPTAVQLLEHPFVKSAAPLERPIPSPEPTDPPPGVTNGVKAMGINQARNFPTLDSERLAVHSSRVLKTGLLASDLHIPRNISCPVSPIGSPLFHSRSPQHLNGRMSPSPIASPRTTSGSSTPLTGGTGAIPFNHLKQSVYLQEGFGNMPYHTNGIYANGLAYHDSIPDLFQGMQPGSPIFSELVPCENDLMGKQLGRPTQGEPYDGQSVLAVRVSRQLLRDHVKMKPSLDLSPNSPLPSRTGAEETSMFNEGKEMWNKFKGDETWLEAD; encoded by the exons ATGCCTTCGTGGTGGGGAAAGTCATCATCTaaagaattgaagaagaaagcaaACAAGGAAGGTTTTATTGATACATTACACAGAAGATTTAAGAGTCCATCTGATGGCAACCTTAATGGTAGATCTGGAGGTTCTCGAAGACGTTGCAGTGACACAATTTCAGAGAGGGGATCTCAATCTCGAGCAGTATCAAGATCACCTTCACCTTCATCAAAACATGTTTCTAGGTGTCAGAGTTTTGCTGAGAGACCCCATGCCCAACCACTTCCCCTTCCTGGTGTGCACCCTGCAAATGTGGGGCGCACAGACTCTGGAATTGGTATATTGACTAAACCAAGATCGGAAAAGGGTGCAAATTCGTCATTGTTTTTGCCCCTACCAAGACCAGGATGCATTCGTAATAGGCCAAATCCACCAGATTTAGATGGGGATTTGGCCACTGCTTCAGTTTCCAGTGAGAGCGCCACTGATAGTGACGATCCTGCTGACTCAAGTCATCGTAGTCCTCCAGCAACTGACTATGACCTTAGGACCAGAACCACCACCAGCAGCCCTTCCAG TGCAATGCTCAAGGATCAGTGCGCTATTGTGAGCCATTCAAACTCGAAAGAGGCAAAGAAACCAGCTAGTCTTTCTTTTGGTAATCACACCTCCTCTACATCACCTAAACGGAGACCTGTAAGCAGTCATGTGCTGAATCTACAGGTTCCACAACATGTTGCTTCCGGCAGTGCTCCAGACAGCTCCATGTCAAGTCCTTCCAGAAGTCCCATGAGAGCATCTAGCACCGAGCAAGTCATAAACTCTGCTTTCTGGGCAGGCAAGCCATACCCAGATGCCAATTTTTTAGGATCTGGCCACTGCTCCAGTCCTGGTTCAGGCTACAACTCTGGACATAACTCAATGGGAGGGGATATGTCAGGACAGTTATTCTGGCAACAAAGCAGGGGTAGCCCTGAATGTTCTCCAATCCCTAGTCCTAGAATGACCAGCCCTGGCCCCAGCTCCAGAGTCCAGAGTGGTGCTGTTACACCAATTCATCCCAGAGCAGGAGGGACGATCATTGAGTCCCAGACAAGCTGGACAGATGATGGGAAACAACAAAGCCACCGGTTGCCCCTCCCTCCTGTAATAATTTCCACCCCCTCTCCCTTTTCTCATTCAAACTCAGCAGCAGCATCTCCTTCTGTGCCACGAAGTCCAGGAAGGGCAGAGAATCCAACAAGTCCAGGATCTCGCTGGAAAAAAGGAAAGCTTCTGGGTAGAGGCACATTTGGTCATGTCTATGTTGGATTTAACAG TGAACGTGGTGAATTGTGTGCAATGAAGGAGGTGACATTATTTTCAGATGATGCCAAGTCCAAAGAAAGTGCAAAGCAGTTGATGCAG GAAATTTCTCTTTTAAGCCGTTTACAACACCCAAACATTGTGCGGTACCATGGATCTGAGACG GTTGGTGACCGGCTTTATATATACTTGGAGTATGTATCTGGTGGGTCCATATATAAACTTCTCCAGGAATATGGCCAATTGGGCGAGCTAGTTATTCGTAGTTATACCCAGCAAATCTTGTCAGGACTTGCATTTTTGCATTCTAAAAGCACTGTTCATAG AGATATCAAAGGAGCAAACATTCTTGTAGATCCAAATGGTCGTGTTAAATTAGCTGATTTTGGCATGGCAAAACAC ATCACTGGGCAGTCATGTCCACTATCATTCAAGGGAAGTCCTTATTGGATGGCACCTGAG GTTATAAAGAACTCAAATGGTTGCAATCTTGCTGTGGATATATGGAGTCTTGGATGCACTGTTTTGGAGATGGCTACCACTAAACCACCTTGGAGCCAGTTTGAAGGA GTTGCTGCCATGTTTAAAATTGGAAATAGTAAGGATCTCCCAACAATTCCAGATCACCTCTCAGATGAAGGAAAAGATTTTGTAAGGCAATGTTTGCAACGTAATCCACTACATCGACCTACAGCTGTCCAGCTTTTAGAGCATCCTTTTGTAAAATCAGCAGCCCCTTTAGAAAGACCTATTCCGAGCCCTGAACCTACTGATCCACCCCCTGGAGTTACAAATGGAGTTAAAGCTATG GGCATTAATCAAGCAAGAAACTTTCCCACCTTGGATTCAGAGAGACTTGCAGTTCATTCATCTAGAGTTTTGAAAACTGGTCTACTTGCCAG TGATTTACATATTCCAAGGAACATATCATGCCCTGTTTCTCCCATTGGAAGCCCTCTCTTTCATTCGAGGTCGCCACAACACCTAAATGGAAGAATGTCTCCTTCACCTATAGCTAGCCCGCGCACCACTTCAGGCTCATCCACACCTCTGACTGGTGGAACTGGTGCTATACCTTTTAATCACTTGAAACAGTCAGTTTACTTGCAAGAGGGTTTTGGAAACATGCCATATCACACAAATGGTATATATGCCAATGGCTTGGCTTACCATGATTCCATTCCTGATCTTTTTCAAGGAATGCAACCTGGCTCTCCCATCTTCTCAGAGCTGGTTCCTTGTGAAAATGATCTCATGGGAAAGCAGCTTGGAAGGCCTACTCAAGGGGAACCTTATGATGGGCAGTCAGTCTTGGCTGTTCGAGTGTCTCGGCAGCTTTTGAGGGATCATGTGAAAATGAAACCATCCCTGGATCTAAGTCCCAACTCTCCTTTACCCAGTAGAACCGGAG CTGAGGAAACTAGCATGTTCAATGAAGGGAAGGAAATGTGGAATAAGTTTAAAGGTGATGAGACTTGGCTGGAGGCGGATTGA
- the LOC133678727 gene encoding mitogen-activated protein kinase kinase kinase YODA-like isoform X2, protein MPSWWGKSSSKELKKKANKEGFIDTLHRRFKSPSDGNLNGRSGGSRRRCSDTISERGSQSRAVSRSPSPSSKHVSRCQSFAERPHAQPLPLPGVHPANVGRTDSGIGILTKPRSEKGANSSLFLPLPRPGCIRNRPNPPDLDGDLATASVSSESATDSDDPADSSHRSPPATDYDLRTRTTTSSPSSAMLKDQCAIVSHSNSKEAKKPASLSFGNHTSSTSPKRRPVSSHVLNLQVPQHVASGSAPDSSMSSPSRSPMRASSTEQVINSAFWAGKPYPDANFLGSGHCSSPGSGYNSGHNSMGGDMSGQLFWQQSRGSPECSPIPSPRMTSPGPSSRVQSGAVTPIHPRAGGTIIESQTSWTDDGKQQSHRLPLPPVIISTPSPFSHSNSAAASPSVPRSPGRAENPTSPGSRWKKGKLLGRGTFGHVYVGFNSERGELCAMKEVTLFSDDAKSKESAKQLMQEISLLSRLQHPNIVRYHGSETVGDRLYIYLEYVSGGSIYKLLQEYGQLGELVIRSYTQQILSGLAFLHSKSTVHRDIKGANILVDPNGRVKLADFGMAKHITGQSCPLSFKGSPYWMAPEVIKNSNGCNLAVDIWSLGCTVLEMATTKPPWSQFEGVAAMFKIGNSKDLPTIPDHLSDEGKDFVRQCLQRNPLHRPTAVQLLEHPFVKSAAPLERPIPSPEPTDPPPGVTNGVKAMGINQARNFPTLDSERLAVHSSRVLKTGLLASDLHIPRNISCPVSPIGSPLFHSRSPQHLNGRMSPSPIASPRTTSGSSTPLTGGTGAIPFNHLKQSVYLQEGFGNMPYHTNGIYANGLAYHDSIPDLFQGMQPGSPIFSELVPCENDLMGKQLGRPTQGEPYDGQSVLAVRVSRQLLRDHVKMKPSLDLSPNSPLPSRTGGI, encoded by the exons ATGCCTTCGTGGTGGGGAAAGTCATCATCTaaagaattgaagaagaaagcaaACAAGGAAGGTTTTATTGATACATTACACAGAAGATTTAAGAGTCCATCTGATGGCAACCTTAATGGTAGATCTGGAGGTTCTCGAAGACGTTGCAGTGACACAATTTCAGAGAGGGGATCTCAATCTCGAGCAGTATCAAGATCACCTTCACCTTCATCAAAACATGTTTCTAGGTGTCAGAGTTTTGCTGAGAGACCCCATGCCCAACCACTTCCCCTTCCTGGTGTGCACCCTGCAAATGTGGGGCGCACAGACTCTGGAATTGGTATATTGACTAAACCAAGATCGGAAAAGGGTGCAAATTCGTCATTGTTTTTGCCCCTACCAAGACCAGGATGCATTCGTAATAGGCCAAATCCACCAGATTTAGATGGGGATTTGGCCACTGCTTCAGTTTCCAGTGAGAGCGCCACTGATAGTGACGATCCTGCTGACTCAAGTCATCGTAGTCCTCCAGCAACTGACTATGACCTTAGGACCAGAACCACCACCAGCAGCCCTTCCAG TGCAATGCTCAAGGATCAGTGCGCTATTGTGAGCCATTCAAACTCGAAAGAGGCAAAGAAACCAGCTAGTCTTTCTTTTGGTAATCACACCTCCTCTACATCACCTAAACGGAGACCTGTAAGCAGTCATGTGCTGAATCTACAGGTTCCACAACATGTTGCTTCCGGCAGTGCTCCAGACAGCTCCATGTCAAGTCCTTCCAGAAGTCCCATGAGAGCATCTAGCACCGAGCAAGTCATAAACTCTGCTTTCTGGGCAGGCAAGCCATACCCAGATGCCAATTTTTTAGGATCTGGCCACTGCTCCAGTCCTGGTTCAGGCTACAACTCTGGACATAACTCAATGGGAGGGGATATGTCAGGACAGTTATTCTGGCAACAAAGCAGGGGTAGCCCTGAATGTTCTCCAATCCCTAGTCCTAGAATGACCAGCCCTGGCCCCAGCTCCAGAGTCCAGAGTGGTGCTGTTACACCAATTCATCCCAGAGCAGGAGGGACGATCATTGAGTCCCAGACAAGCTGGACAGATGATGGGAAACAACAAAGCCACCGGTTGCCCCTCCCTCCTGTAATAATTTCCACCCCCTCTCCCTTTTCTCATTCAAACTCAGCAGCAGCATCTCCTTCTGTGCCACGAAGTCCAGGAAGGGCAGAGAATCCAACAAGTCCAGGATCTCGCTGGAAAAAAGGAAAGCTTCTGGGTAGAGGCACATTTGGTCATGTCTATGTTGGATTTAACAG TGAACGTGGTGAATTGTGTGCAATGAAGGAGGTGACATTATTTTCAGATGATGCCAAGTCCAAAGAAAGTGCAAAGCAGTTGATGCAG GAAATTTCTCTTTTAAGCCGTTTACAACACCCAAACATTGTGCGGTACCATGGATCTGAGACG GTTGGTGACCGGCTTTATATATACTTGGAGTATGTATCTGGTGGGTCCATATATAAACTTCTCCAGGAATATGGCCAATTGGGCGAGCTAGTTATTCGTAGTTATACCCAGCAAATCTTGTCAGGACTTGCATTTTTGCATTCTAAAAGCACTGTTCATAG AGATATCAAAGGAGCAAACATTCTTGTAGATCCAAATGGTCGTGTTAAATTAGCTGATTTTGGCATGGCAAAACAC ATCACTGGGCAGTCATGTCCACTATCATTCAAGGGAAGTCCTTATTGGATGGCACCTGAG GTTATAAAGAACTCAAATGGTTGCAATCTTGCTGTGGATATATGGAGTCTTGGATGCACTGTTTTGGAGATGGCTACCACTAAACCACCTTGGAGCCAGTTTGAAGGA GTTGCTGCCATGTTTAAAATTGGAAATAGTAAGGATCTCCCAACAATTCCAGATCACCTCTCAGATGAAGGAAAAGATTTTGTAAGGCAATGTTTGCAACGTAATCCACTACATCGACCTACAGCTGTCCAGCTTTTAGAGCATCCTTTTGTAAAATCAGCAGCCCCTTTAGAAAGACCTATTCCGAGCCCTGAACCTACTGATCCACCCCCTGGAGTTACAAATGGAGTTAAAGCTATG GGCATTAATCAAGCAAGAAACTTTCCCACCTTGGATTCAGAGAGACTTGCAGTTCATTCATCTAGAGTTTTGAAAACTGGTCTACTTGCCAG TGATTTACATATTCCAAGGAACATATCATGCCCTGTTTCTCCCATTGGAAGCCCTCTCTTTCATTCGAGGTCGCCACAACACCTAAATGGAAGAATGTCTCCTTCACCTATAGCTAGCCCGCGCACCACTTCAGGCTCATCCACACCTCTGACTGGTGGAACTGGTGCTATACCTTTTAATCACTTGAAACAGTCAGTTTACTTGCAAGAGGGTTTTGGAAACATGCCATATCACACAAATGGTATATATGCCAATGGCTTGGCTTACCATGATTCCATTCCTGATCTTTTTCAAGGAATGCAACCTGGCTCTCCCATCTTCTCAGAGCTGGTTCCTTGTGAAAATGATCTCATGGGAAAGCAGCTTGGAAGGCCTACTCAAGGGGAACCTTATGATGGGCAGTCAGTCTTGGCTGTTCGAGTGTCTCGGCAGCTTTTGAGGGATCATGTGAAAATGAAACCATCCCTGGATCTAAGTCCCAACTCTCCTTTACCCAGTAGAACCGGAGGTATATAa